The Aureimonas mangrovi genome contains the following window.
TCGTCGTAGTCCGAAGGCAGCGCACTCAATGGCCGAAACTTGTAGTGGCTGCCGGGATGGACCCCCCTTCCCCATTGAAATCACGATGGCATTCCAGCCGATCGTCGACCTGACCACGCAAAATGTCTTCGCCTACGAAGCACTGGTACGAGGTGTCGATGGCCAGGGCGCCGGTGAAGTCCTCTCGTCGGTCACAGCTGGAAATCGCTACCGCTTTGACCAACTTTGCCGTGTGAAAGCCATCGAACTGGCAGGCAGACACATGCCCGGTTCGACGGCGCGGCTTTCAATCAACTTCCTTCCGAACGCGGTCTATGAGCCGCGTGCCTGCATCCGAGCATCATTGAATGCCGCGCATGACGTGGGCTTTGATCCGACACGACTGATGTTCGAGTTCACGGAGAATGAGCAGGTGATGGACACCGCCCATCTCGAGAACATCGTACGCAGCTACAACCGAATGGGCTTTACCACCGCCTTGGACGATTTCGGCGCTGGCTTCGCAGGGCTTTCGCTGCTGTCAAAATTCCAGACCGACGTCATCAAGATCGACATGGAGATCACCCGCGACATCGATACGTCGCGGGCAAAACAGGCGATCGTCAAAGGCATTCTCGATATCGCCGGCGCCCTCAGCATCAAGGTCATCGCAGAAGGCATCGAGACGTCAGATGAAGTCAGAACGCTTCAGGCAGCCGGCGTGAACCTCTTCCAAGGCTACTACTTCGCCAAACCTGAAAGGGAGACCTTTCGCACCGCTTTCCCGATGATGCGTTAAAGCTCAACAAAAAGGCGGGAGCCCGAATTGGACTTCCGCCTGGGACTTCGTACCGGGCAGTCGGCGGGCTTCTCAGCTCGCCTGTCGCCACCCGCGCAACGAACCTGATCTTATCAAGTTCGAGGTCGTTTCTGCCGGTTCGTGAGACACCTGTCCATCCAGGTCGGCGGGCAACGGAATGCCCTTGTGGTCGAGCGCGTCCGCGATGCCCTGACAAGCGCGGGCGATCCAGCGGTATGTTGTTCGTCTAACCCAGCCCTTTTTCGCTGGGTTGCGCCGATTGCGAGCCGAAACAGCGCGATCCCAATCCCATCCGCGTGCCCTCACGACCGCATGCCGCATCAGCACTTCGCGCAAGTCCGGCGTCGGCACGAATGCTGGCACCCACGCG
Protein-coding sequences here:
- a CDS encoding EAL domain-containing protein, with translation MAFQPIVDLTTQNVFAYEALVRGVDGQGAGEVLSSVTAGNRYRFDQLCRVKAIELAGRHMPGSTARLSINFLPNAVYEPRACIRASLNAAHDVGFDPTRLMFEFTENEQVMDTAHLENIVRSYNRMGFTTALDDFGAGFAGLSLLSKFQTDVIKIDMEITRDIDTSRAKQAIVKGILDIAGALSIKVIAEGIETSDEVRTLQAAGVNLFQGYYFAKPERETFRTAFPMMR